The DNA sequence TGATTTTGCGGGAAAACGAACAGCCCTGTTTGGCATGACCAGAACAGGAAAATCCAATACAGTCAAAAAGATTATACAGGCGTGCGTTGAAATGAGTGAAAGCGCCCCGCTGGTCCTCGACCAAAGCCAAGAATCAACAGCAGAAGTCCTCAAACCGCTTACTGAAAACAATACCCCCAAGTATCCAATTGGCCAGATAATTTTTGACATAAATGGAGAATATGCTAATCCAAATTTGCAGGACCAAGGCACCGCCATTTTTGACATGTATCGTAACAAAACAGTACGATATTCAACCGTTGAAAAAGGTGACGACTTCAAGGTGATGAAGGTCAATTTTTATAATGAAGCAGGCACAGGGTTTGAGCTTGTAAAATCCTATCCAACAATTGCCGATGATACAACTCGCTTTGTAACAAACTTTAAAAATGTAATTTTGGAAAAGCCTGAAGATTATGATTCCAATAGATCTGCAAAAGAAAGGCATGACAGAAGGGTAGCGGCCTATTTTTGCTGTCTCTATCGTGCTGAATTTCCGGCTCCAAGAAATTTTAAGGTGAAATTCACTGCAAATGAAAAAGTTAGAGAAGCCGTAAATCCAAATATTGACCCGGCTAATGGGTTGTCACTGGAGGATGCCTCAAACTGGTGGGATAAGCTGTGGGAAGTCTATCCAAGCGCTCCATGCTTCGAGGAATATAAGCGTACCAAACAAAAAGAATGGGCAGATGACGATTTAAAAGCGGTTTTAACAATTTTGACTAGAAAGCGTGACCCAGGAACTGGGAGATCTGATTGCGCTGGTTTCCGAATCCTTAAAAATGTTAAAGATCAGCACACTTCTCAGACACAGGAACCGTTCGACCAAGACATTCTTAAGCAATTGCGGGCAGGTAAAATTGTTATTGTTGATTTGTCTTTAGGGGAAGAAAGTGTTCAGAGAATGTTTTCTGAGCGTATAACCAGAAAAATATTCCAAGACAGCATGAGTCGATTTACAAGTACAAAGCCAAACAATTTCATACAGTTCTACTTCGAAGAAGCACATAATCTCTTTCCCAAAAAAGAAGATAAAGATTTGTCCCAGATTTACAACAGGCTGGCCAAGGAGGGTGCAAAACTCAACCTCGGTCTTATTTATGCTACACAGGAAGTTAGTTCAATAAGTAGCAATATCCTGAAGGCAACGCAGAACTGGTTTATCTCCCATCTTAATAATGAT is a window from the Oryzomonas sagensis genome containing:
- a CDS encoding ATP-binding protein — translated: MPESIISLLTQVDLFKRRQESEDLVWDTGLFVGRPFKLSYGKAEILVADAWKQRAGGIPQGCFLLAYYDNEPSDSSAFEAILLRVIQPTSLPTDSTVISSMVEYYKDNIRTGTNARSQLDTFTRYEFSFSALECSVLGSFYKDENGNGKIRFGADLENFFSAHNYSIIKPSPEILKSIVNYRESGAPGGTGDIRIGKVRYSSSRRRQQSEEVVPVYVQAPDFAGKRTALFGMTRTGKSNTVKKIIQACVEMSESAPLVLDQSQESTAEVLKPLTENNTPKYPIGQIIFDINGEYANPNLQDQGTAIFDMYRNKTVRYSTVEKGDDFKVMKVNFYNEAGTGFELVKSYPTIADDTTRFVTNFKNVILEKPEDYDSNRSAKERHDRRVAAYFCCLYRAEFPAPRNFKVKFTANEKVREAVNPNIDPANGLSLEDASNWWDKLWEVYPSAPCFEEYKRTKQKEWADDDLKAVLTILTRKRDPGTGRSDCAGFRILKNVKDQHTSQTQEPFDQDILKQLRAGKIVIVDLSLGEESVQRMFSERITRKIFQDSMSRFTSTKPNNFIQFYFEEAHNLFPKKEDKDLSQIYNRLAKEGAKLNLGLIYATQEVSSISSNILKATQNWFISHLNNDDEIRELRKYYDFSDFAESLIRFSQDTDKGFIRMKTYSNPFVIPVQVDRFPSD